Genomic DNA from Spiroplasma alleghenense:
TTATCAACAGCCATTTTACTGGCAACTTCACCATGGGCATGGCCACCCATTCCGTCACATACGATTCCAAATGCTTCTCCTCTTGAATTCTCAAAAAAGTCTAAGTTATCTTGATTCATTTTACGATAATTACCAATATCTGTAAGTTTTGCATGTTTGTATTTCATTATTTTAATATCCCTTCTCTAATTGCTCGCAACTGACCACATGCCGCATCTATATCTGCGCCAAACTCTTTTCTTACTATGCAATTTATTTTTTTTGATTTTAATGCTTTGAAAAAATTATCTATATTTGTTGATTTTCTAAAAGGATTTTCGTGAACCTCATTATAAGGAATCAAGTTGACATAAGCATTTTTACCCTTAATTAAGGCGGCTAATTGATGCGCACTCTCCACCGAGTCATTTACTTTATCAATTAAAATGTATTCAAAAGTAATTCTTCGATTAGTCTTGGCAATATAATAATCAACTGCTTCCATTAACTTAACCAGCGGAAAGGCCTTGTTAATTGGCATTATTTGATTTCTAATTTCATCATTTGGAGCGTGTAGCGAGATTGCTAGATTTGCTTGTAATTGTAAATCTGCAAAAGCCTTTATTTTCGGAACTAATCCACAAGTTGATACTGTGATATGTCGAGCACCAATTCCAAAACCCTTAGGTGAATTTAAAATATTAATAAAATTTAAGGTATTTTCATAATTATCTAAGGGTTCACCAATACCCATAACAACAATATGGCTAACTCGGTTTTTACCTGTAGTATCATTTGGGTATTTGTTTTTCAAATATCGATTTACGTAGTAAACTTGAGCTACAATTTCATCCACATCTAAATTACGAATTTTTTTGATAATTCCTGAAGCACAGAAAGTACAACCCATATTGCACCCAACTTGTGTAGTTACACAAACTGATTGACCATAAGATTGAGGCATTAGAACCGTCTCAATTGATCTGTTATCACAAAGTTTGAATAAAAATTTAACCGTTCCGTCATTTGATTCTTGACAAACAAGCTCTTCTAACAATTGTGAATTAAAATTTTCATTTAGAAATTTTCTTAATTCTAAACTTAGGTTAGTCATTTTTTGAAAATCAAGCTCATTTTTTAAATAAATTCATTCAAAAATTTGATCAGCATTAAACTTCTTAAAATTATTTTCAGCAAGTAAATCTTGCAATTGTTTATTAGTGTATTTTAAAATATTATTCATTGCAAAAAATCTCCTTTTTAATTATATCATAGTTGTTAGCTTAAAAAGTTTAAAACAAGGAGTATCTAAATAATAAAAAATCCCCAAAGGGACTTCTAATATATTTAATTTAATCGGTCTCTGGTTACTTCTTTATTATTATGATTTGCTTTTATCATTTTTTTGATGTATAGAATTGCAGCTCCAAGTACTATTGATCCCAATGTTGAAGAACCGACAATTATCATAATTTCTTTTATTTTTTTTGAATTGCTATCAACTACGCTAGTTTTAGCATTTAATAAAATATCTATTTTACTCTCCCCCTTTAACAAATTTGAAATTGGTTTTATTAAAATACTACCTCTATTTACTGGTGAATTACTTCTTGACTTTTCAAAAACCCTTTCTAATTTAAAATCTTTATTAATTGTTAGAAACTCAATTTTAGATTCATCTCTTATTAATTTGGTTATTTGTTCAGTAATAAAATCCCTATTTAAATCTTGCTGCTCTAATTTAATTTCTTTTTGACTAATTAAGCTCAAGTCAAAAGGCTCATTTGTAACTAACGGCTTTGGTAAAATTACTGATTCAGGTAGCTTAAGTTCATTAGCTACGGGTCTAACACTTGGTTCTATCAAAGGTTTTGTCACAGCCAAGCTTGTTGGTTTGGTCTCGGCAACTAAATTAGGTTTTATTAGAGGTTTGTTTGTGAAATTATCAATTGTGGTATCTCCTGAAATTTCATTAGTTACGTTGGAATTTTCTGTCTTTTCATTTGCATTTTCTTTTAAATGTTTATCGTAATTAATATTTAATTCAACAATAATTTGAGTTTTATTTATTATTTTATTTAAATCTGAGGAAGAAACCTCAATGGTAAATTTTAAGACTTTTTGATTGTTTTTTATAGCAGTTTCAATCAAATCATATGGTAAAGTACTTATCAAAAATTCAGTATCTAAGTTAAGCTCTCTATTTAAATTTTTATTAACTAGATCTTGAATTTTTCTATTAAGATTTTTTTTATTTTCGATCGAATTCAAATACGATTGAATTTCCAAGGTAATTGTTTGTTTTTTAACTTTGCTTAAATCAATAAACTCATGTTTCATTTTAGATGCAGCAACATTTATGTATTCAATTCTAAGATCTGAAGCTTCAAAGTCGGCCCTTCCTTGTTTAAATAAAGTATTTCTTCAGGGATCTTTTCTCATGCTTATACTGTGCTTTAGGTTCACTCTTATTTTTCCTAAATCTAAAAAGTTTTTGTAATTTATTTCAGCTTTATAAGTAATATTGCTATAAGGGGTACCTTTTATAGCGTGAACAAGATTGTAATACCTTTCTTCCATATCAAAATCAACACTGATGTCATTGTGATAACTGTTACTTTCGTATTCTCCATATATATTTATTCTTGAAAAATTTATTAAATAATTAAATCTAAATCTCGCTCTTGAAACATTTTCCATATCTCACTTCAAATCTGAGTACTTAATATCAAAGTTATAGTCATCTGAATCTTCTGGATATGCTTTTTCAAAAAAACCAGGAACAGAGTCAACTTTTATAGGTCTGGCTCAAATAGAACTTTTTAAATTAATTTTTTTTCAATCCATAACAGATTTTCTTGAGGATATAAAATTTTTATTTATAGGCTTCGGTCTGCCAATCGGTTGTTCTTGCAGGAATTCTTTTGCTCCTTTGTCAATATAATGAAAGTTTGTCATAAATAAAGGGCTTAA
This window encodes:
- the rlmN gene encoding 23S rRNA (adenine(2503)-C(2))-methyltransferase RlmN gives rise to the protein MNNILKYTNKQLQDLLAENNFKKFNADQIFEWIYLKNELDFQKMTNLSLELRKFLNENFNSQLLEELVCQESNDGTVKFLFKLCDNRSIETVLMPQSYGQSVCVTTQVGCNMGCTFCASGIIKKIRNLDVDEIVAQVYYVNRYLKNKYPNDTTGKNRVSHIVVMGIGEPLDNYENTLNFINILNSPKGFGIGARHITVSTCGLVPKIKAFADLQLQANLAISLHAPNDEIRNQIMPINKAFPLVKLMEAVDYYIAKTNRRITFEYILIDKVNDSVESAHQLAALIKGKNAYVNLIPYNEVHENPFRKSTNIDNFFKALKSKKINCIVRKEFGADIDAACGQLRAIREGILK